The genomic window ATACATCGTCGCTGAGAACAAGCTCATCATGACCGGCAATCCCGAGGTAATCGACAGCCAGAATCATGTTACGGGAACGGTCATCACCCTCTTTCGGGACACCGATCAGATGCAGGTGGACGGCCATAGCAAGGTCGTCCTCTACCAAGGGGTGAATCAGCCGCAGGCGCCGCAACCCGCATCGAATCGATAACCGAGCGCACGCGCTATGTTTCGTCGACGAGTTCTTATCCTTTCCACGAGCGCCGGCACGGGGCATCTGCGCGCCGCCGAGGCGCTCGGCAAGGTCTTCCGCCATCAACCGGAAACCGACGAGGTCCTGACCGTCGATGCCCTCAAGTTTACCAACAAGATCTTCCGCGACTTCTATTCGAGCCTCTACATCCAGCTCGTGGAGAAGGCGCCCGCCTTCCTCGGCTGGTGGTACAAGATGACCGACGAGCCCTGGAAGACCGACCGGATGCGCCTCATGCTCGATCGGCTCAATACGGGTCCCCTGGTCGAGTTCATTGAAAGCTATGCGCCGGACATTACCGTCTGCACCCACTTCCTTCCCGCGGAGCTGATCTCCCACTTGATCTCCCAGGCTGGCTTGCGCACGCGCCTGTCGATCGTCGTGACCGACTTCCACTTCCATGCCATGTGGCTCTGCCGCCTTTTCCACCGCTATTTCGTGGCCACCGAGGAGACGCGCGTCCATTTGAGCCGCCTGGGCCTGCCGGAAGAGCGGATCACCGTGAGCGGGATCCCGATCGACCCGGTCTTTTCCCAGCCCCTCGGCCGTTCGGAGGCGCGCCGCGCCTTGGGGCTCGCCCCCGACCTCCCGCTTCTCCTGGTCTCCGCCGGAGCCCTTGGCGTCGGACCGGCCGAGGTGGTGGTCGAATCCCTGCGAGGCCTCTCCACACCCGCGCAGATCGTCGTGATCTGCGGCAAGAATCCACCTCTTCACGAACGCCTCGCACAGACGAGAGCCGATAGGGGCAGCTCCCCTCCCTTGAGAGTGCTCGGCTTCACCCACGAGATGCACCGGTGGATGGCCGCCGCCGACCTTTTGATCGGCAAGCCCGGAGGGCTCACCGCCTCCGAATCGATGGCCAGGGGGCTACCGATGGTCGTGGTGGCTCCGATCCCGGGTCAGGAAGAGCTCAACAGCGATTATCTCCTCGAACAGGGGGCGGCCATCAAATGCCACGAGTTCACGACCCTCGCCTACAAGGTCGACTCCCTCCTTTGCGATCCCTCTCGCTTGCAGGCGATGCGGACGGCAGCTCGGAACGCGGCCCGCCCGAATGCGGCGCAGATCATCGTCCGCCGCCTCCTCGAGGATGAAGCCAAGGAGCCAGAACCCGTTTGGATCAGTCGCAAGCAAAAGCAGCAGATTGCCCAGGTAGCCAAGGGAGTCAAGCTCTAGCGAAGAGCCTTGGGCTTCCGGGAATGCCTTCCCGGGCCTCCCTCCCGCCCGCCGCCACACCCTTGCCCCAATTCCTTTGGGGAGTCGCGACCTCCGGCTACCAGCACGAGGGAGGCATCAACGGGCGGGGAGAACCCCTCAACAATTGGGCTTGGGCCGAGCGGGACCGGCTGGTCGAGGCTTCCGGCCGTGCAAGCAACTTCTGGGAGCTCGCCGAAGCCGACGTGGAGCGGGCGGCCCGGCTGGGACTCAACGCCTTTCGCCTCGAGCTCTCCTGGAGCCGGATCCAGCCGGTCCGCGCCCTTCCCGACCCGGATGCGGGCGCTCCGCCGCCCCCCTTCGATTCCGAGGCTCTCGAGCGGTACGCCGCGATCCTGGCCCACTGCCGCCTCCACGGGCTCGAGCCGATCGTCACCCTCCACCATTTCACCCATCCCGCCTGGCTGGGCCTGGACGCCTGGCTGCGCACCGAGACGATCGACCACTACATCGCCTACGTCCGCGAAACCGTCCGAGCCCTCCTCGCGCTGCTTGCGCAAAGGCACGGGGTTCTCCCGCCCCGCGTCTACCTCACGACCAACGAGCCCAACATGCTGGCCGCCTGCCACTACCTCTACGGCTATTTTCCCACGGGCCCGACGCGGGGAATCCATCCGACGGCCAAGGTGCTGATGCATCTGCTGGAGGCCCACATCCGCGCCTACCGCGTCATCCACGACCTCTACCAAGACACCCCGGTCCGCCCGCTGGTCGGATTCAACAACTACGCCAATAACCTCTACTGGCTCGATCAGGCATGGCTCGACCTCCTCCACTGCCGCCACCGCGGGATTCCCAAGCAGAAGATCTTTTCTCACCTCTGGGAAAACGCCCGCCGTCTCGACGAGGAGTTTGGACGCGCCCGCTTCCCCACCCTATCTCTCGGGCGGAGAGTCCTCGGCAGTGCCATCAAGACGGTGCAGCACTTCCTCGCATACGCCTACTCCCTGGGGGATACCTGGGACCGGCTGATCGAAGCCATCTACTCCGCCCCGACCCGGCCTCTGGATTACGTCGCCTTCGACTACTACGACCCCTTCGTCGAGCACGCCTTTCGCTGGCCCCACTGGCGCGACGAGCTCCCGCGCCAGAACAAGGCGTTCCACGAATGGGTCTTGGAAGGCTTCACGAGCAAATGGTGGGACTGGCACATGCTTCCCGAGGGGCTCGCCTTCGTGATCCAACAGCTTCGCCGCTTCGGGCTTCCCTTGCTCATCGCCGAAAACGGGATCGCCTACCGGGGCAACGCCTCTGGCACCCTGGAAGACCGGGCGGATGCGGTTAGGCGGACCGACTACATTCGCGCCCACGTCCAGATGGTGACGCGCCTCTGGGAAGAGGGAGCGCCCCTCTTCGGCTACCTCTACTGGTCCCTCGTCGACAACTACGAGTGGGGCAGCTATGCTCCACGCTTCGGCCTCTACTCGACGGGCGCCCCGGACTCCTGGGAGCGCAAGGAGAGCGGACTCGCCGGGGAAGCTCCCGCGCAGACCTATGCCGAAGAAGTGGCCCGCGCCCGTGAGCGCATGAGCCGAAGAGCCCACGCATGAATCCCGATCTTCAAACCTTTACCGGCGGCCCCCTCCAGACCAATGCCTACCTCTTTCCCGGCGAGGACGGCTGGATCTGCGTCGACGCGCCACAAGGCATCGCTGCCTTTCTGCGCGATAAGAAGCTCCGCGTCGAAACCCTCCTCCTGACCCATGGCCACTTCGACCATGTCTGGGATGCGGCCGAGCTCGTTTCCGAATTCGGAGCCGTCGCCTATGCCCATCCGGCCGACTTCCCCCTCCTCTACCATCCCATCCGGCCGCGAAACTATGGCATCTCGGGAGAGCATGCCCCTCTCCGGCAGGTAACCCCGCTCCCCCTCTCCCCGCATGGCTCCATCCGCTGGGGCTGCAGCGGACGCGAGTTCGTCCTCTTTCACATTCCCGGCCACTGCCCCGGGAGCGTCGCCTACTACGAGCCCCGCGCCTCGCGCACCTTTGGCGGCGACATCCTCTTCGCCGGCGGCGTCGGCCGATGGGATCTGCCCGGCGGCTCCCGCAGAGAGCTGATCGAGGGCATCCGCCGCTACCTCCTCCCCCTCCCCGCGGAAACCATGGTCTATCCCGGCCATGGCCGCCCGACCACCATCGGTGCCGAGCGCGCGACCAATCCCTTCCTGCAAGGAGAAGCAGAGTGAATAGGAGGAGCCGGGCGAGCGACGAAGTCCCCATCCCGGGCGTCTTGAACAACCGCCCTCGCAATCGGATGATGTGGGTGAGGTCGAGAACAAGAGGATGACGCGATGACCCGCGGCCTGTTCACGGAAGAGGAGCGCGAAGCAAAGCGGGACAAGATCGGCGATGCGCGGGGCGGTCCGATGGTCGCCGCCAGCATCGTGCTGGTTCCGAAGCAGCCGTTGATCAAGGATGGGAAGGTCGTCGTTCCGCAGGAGGCCACACCCGCCGGCTGCTCGCTCTCCACGGGGTATCATGCACGATAGGCTTCCATTGTTGACCTTTCCCGATGCGGCAGCCTTCGAGGCCTGGCTGACCGGTCAGTCTGACGATGCGGTCGGGGCTTGGCTCAGGTTCGCCAAGAAAGGCGCGCCGGAACGGACCCTCAGCAAATCCGACGCCATCGATTGCGCCCTTTGCCATGGATGGGTGGATGGCCAGCTCGGTCGAGTTGACACCTACTACTTCAAGGCACGCTTCACGCCGCGACGGCCCAACAGCCCCTGGTCGCAGAGGAACTGCGAACGCGTCGAGCGGCTTCTGGCCGCCGGCCGCATGAAACCCAAAGGCCAAGCGGAGATCCATCGGGCGAAGGCCGATGGGCGATGGGCCGCCGCATACCCGCCCCAATCACGGGCCGCGACGGACGACGATCTGAAGGCCGCCCTCGATGCCGAGCCGCGCGCCCGCGCGTTGTTCGACGCGCTGGACCGAGCCAATCGGTATTCCATACTCTATCGCGTGCATCAAGCGAAGACCTCGGAAAAACGCGCCGCAAAAATTGCTGAACTGGTCGCAAAGCTCGCTCGCGGAGAAACCGTTCCTCCCCGGCGAGGGTCAACCCCATGACCAGCTACGTTGCCTTGCTGCGGGCGGTGAATGTCGGAGGCACGGGCAAGGTGCCGATGACCGAGTTGCGCGCCATCTGCGAGAACTGCGGTTTCCAGGACGTCCGCACCTATATCGCCAGCGGCAATGTGCTCTTCAAGGCCGACCTGGGCGAGACGGTGGTCCAGGCTAAGCTGGAAGCTCAGTTGCGCGGCTATGCCGGCAAGCCCGTGGGGGTCGCTGTCCGAACCGGCCCCGAGATGGCGGCCGTTCTCGCGGCCAATCCGTTCCGTGAGGCCGCGCCTAACCGGGTCGTGGCTATATTCCTGAAGGAACCGCCGCCTGCGGACCTGCTCGACAAGGTGAGAGGTCTTGCCTGCGAGGAAATCGCCATCGGCGTGCGAGAGGTTTACGTTCATTATCCCGGCGGCCAGGCGGACACGAGGCTCAAGATACCCGCCGCAAGTTCCGGGACCGCGCGTAACATGAACACCGTAGCCAAACTTGTCGAACGGATGTCGGCGCCAACATCGGGATGACCACGCTCTCGACCGCATCCATGCGGTCGCTCTCGACCGCCCTGATTTGCAGGACCATGCCCTCTCCTCTGGAACCACCACAAAAGAACGTGACTTTTGGGGAAGCGCGGGCTTCTGTGAATAGGATGAACAAGGGATTCCTCGAAGGAAAAACCGCCCTCGTCTTCGGGGTCGCCAACAAGCGCAGCCTCGCCTGGGCGATCGCGCAAGCCTGGAGCTCCGAGGGAGCCTCGCTCGTCCTCGGCTATCAAGGCGAACGGCTGCGGGAAAATGCCGAAGAGCTCGCCCGGTCTCTGCCCAAGCCGGGGAAGGCGATCGGCTGCGATGTCGGCGAGGATGCAGAGCTCGATACTTTTTTTGCCGAGGTCGCCCGCGAGGCGCCCGTGGTCGACCTGGTCCTCCACAGCGTCGCCTTTGCCCCGAAGGAGGCGCTCGACCACGAGCTTTCCGAGGTCAAGCGGGACGATTTCCTCGTGAGCTTCGACATCAGCGTCTATTCGTTCCTGGCGATCGCCCGGCGCGCCAAGCCGCTGATGACCCGGG from Methylacidimicrobium sp. B4 includes these protein-coding regions:
- a CDS encoding DUF1697 domain-containing protein → MTSYVALLRAVNVGGTGKVPMTELRAICENCGFQDVRTYIASGNVLFKADLGETVVQAKLEAQLRGYAGKPVGVAVRTGPEMAAVLAANPFREAAPNRVVAIFLKEPPPADLLDKVRGLACEEIAIGVREVYVHYPGGQADTRLKIPAASSGTARNMNTVAKLVERMSAPTSG
- a CDS encoding glycosyltransferase, with product MFRRRVLILSTSAGTGHLRAAEALGKVFRHQPETDEVLTVDALKFTNKIFRDFYSSLYIQLVEKAPAFLGWWYKMTDEPWKTDRMRLMLDRLNTGPLVEFIESYAPDITVCTHFLPAELISHLISQAGLRTRLSIVVTDFHFHAMWLCRLFHRYFVATEETRVHLSRLGLPEERITVSGIPIDPVFSQPLGRSEARRALGLAPDLPLLLVSAGALGVGPAEVVVESLRGLSTPAQIVVICGKNPPLHERLAQTRADRGSSPPLRVLGFTHEMHRWMAAADLLIGKPGGLTASESMARGLPMVVVAPIPGQEELNSDYLLEQGAAIKCHEFTTLAYKVDSLLCDPSRLQAMRTAARNAARPNAAQIIVRRLLEDEAKEPEPVWISRKQKQQIAQVAKGVKL
- a CDS encoding MBL fold metallo-hydrolase, with product MNPDLQTFTGGPLQTNAYLFPGEDGWICVDAPQGIAAFLRDKKLRVETLLLTHGHFDHVWDAAELVSEFGAVAYAHPADFPLLYHPIRPRNYGISGEHAPLRQVTPLPLSPHGSIRWGCSGREFVLFHIPGHCPGSVAYYEPRASRTFGGDILFAGGVGRWDLPGGSRRELIEGIRRYLLPLPAETMVYPGHGRPTTIGAERATNPFLQGEAE
- a CDS encoding YdeI family protein, whose amino-acid sequence is MHDRLPLLTFPDAAAFEAWLTGQSDDAVGAWLRFAKKGAPERTLSKSDAIDCALCHGWVDGQLGRVDTYYFKARFTPRRPNSPWSQRNCERVERLLAAGRMKPKGQAEIHRAKADGRWAAAYPPQSRAATDDDLKAALDAEPRARALFDALDRANRYSILYRVHQAKTSEKRAAKIAELVAKLARGETVPPRRGSTP
- a CDS encoding enoyl-ACP reductase → MNKGFLEGKTALVFGVANKRSLAWAIAQAWSSEGASLVLGYQGERLRENAEELARSLPKPGKAIGCDVGEDAELDTFFAEVAREAPVVDLVLHSVAFAPKEALDHELSEVKRDDFLVSFDISVYSFLAIARRAKPLMTRGGLLLTLTYYGSEKVTPQYHIMGTAKAALEASVRYLAFELGPRGIRVNALSPGPVNTLAARGIPGFVQMLKHHQEKAPLRKLVEPAEVGAAAAFLASEGGSAITGQTIYLDGGYSILGA
- a CDS encoding family 1 glycosylhydrolase, with amino-acid sequence MPSRASLPPAATPLPQFLWGVATSGYQHEGGINGRGEPLNNWAWAERDRLVEASGRASNFWELAEADVERAARLGLNAFRLELSWSRIQPVRALPDPDAGAPPPPFDSEALERYAAILAHCRLHGLEPIVTLHHFTHPAWLGLDAWLRTETIDHYIAYVRETVRALLALLAQRHGVLPPRVYLTTNEPNMLAACHYLYGYFPTGPTRGIHPTAKVLMHLLEAHIRAYRVIHDLYQDTPVRPLVGFNNYANNLYWLDQAWLDLLHCRHRGIPKQKIFSHLWENARRLDEEFGRARFPTLSLGRRVLGSAIKTVQHFLAYAYSLGDTWDRLIEAIYSAPTRPLDYVAFDYYDPFVEHAFRWPHWRDELPRQNKAFHEWVLEGFTSKWWDWHMLPEGLAFVIQQLRRFGLPLLIAENGIAYRGNASGTLEDRADAVRRTDYIRAHVQMVTRLWEEGAPLFGYLYWSLVDNYEWGSYAPRFGLYSTGAPDSWERKESGLAGEAPAQTYAEEVARARERMSRRAHA